A single region of the Podospora pseudopauciseta strain CBS 411.78 chromosome 1, whole genome shotgun sequence genome encodes:
- a CDS encoding hypothetical protein (EggNog:ENOG503PFAU), protein MRLPCILTLGSASVVLAEDQPRNQKPLSPHPGTVTTPPQKFMSCSKTYGPDWKTCGDEATSRFCYSPAQGQSCCAVDNGYCEKGTWCAPVAGYCCLDSENLESCAQSAGFELPGSESSYLPSLKRSVSLLEDREVVVGEVKVSVAAKKKTLVGLGLGMGVVGLLMLSC, encoded by the exons ATGCGCCTCCCCTGCATCTTGACCCTTGGCAGCGCCAGCGTTGTTCTAGCAGAAGATCAACCCCGAAACCAAAAACCGCTATCCCCCCACCCGGGAACAGTGAcgacacccccccaaaaattCATGTCCTGCTCAAAAACCTACGGCCCCGACTGGAAAACCTGCGGCGACGAAGCCACAAGCCGCTTCTGCTACAGCCCCGCCCAAGGACAGTCATGCTGCGCTGTCGACAACGGCTACTGCGAAAAGGGCACCTGGTGCGCCCCCGTGGCTGGGTATTGCTGTTTGGAC AGCGAAAATCTCGAAAGCTGTGCGCAGAGTGCCGGGTTTGAGCTGCCCGGGTCGGAGAGTAGTTATCTACCATCGTTGAAGAGAAGTGTAAGCCTGCTTGAGGACagggaggttgttgtcggAGAGGTCAAAGTATCCGTGGCAGCGAAGAAAAAGAccttggttgggttggggttgggaatggGCGTGGTTGGGTTATTGATGCTTTCTTGCTGA
- the IZH3 gene encoding inc metabolism membrane protein (COG:U; EggNog:ENOG503NXK7), producing the protein MDVSPGLGCPSPFTFSACEDAPEAGQSSGAQAQERPALRQRRPSHFKQRRKSLVNQFMEGEEGLLLKLDLFLTNLEKKLEDWESYGELSLDSGISAAYSTLQAVQERCSQVSEEMMGAGRRKLHVMVETLESGYQDAMAAAESLNEKAKIGIEVLDDLLEDMENQAAKFRERGLANAAEVLMDEAHRVVDGGIERAMRAAESLEDHVQRAIARAREHGLLHYDDLPVPWRINPHIKKGYRFSETKLACVRSAFGFSNELVNIWSHAIGLVLVLAVAFYFYPTSTNFSLSSKADIFVAAVFFFAACQCLVCSTIWHTMNSVADVDLISMFACVDYTGISLLIASSIMTTEYTAFYCDPISRYAYMITTALLGVGGVILPWHPKFNGADMAWARVAFYCGLGATGFLPILQISLTRSFASAMEFYGPIGKSIGVYLLGAIVYASKVPERWCPGMFDYCGGSHNLWHIAVLGGILFHYKAMQAFFSHAFALAQDGCAVY; encoded by the coding sequence ATGGACGTCTCTCCGGGTCTCGGGTGCCCCTCCCCGTTTACATTCAGCGCTTGCGAAGACGCCCCCGAAGCCGGCCAGTCGTCCGGAGCACAGGCGCAAGAACGGCCGGCCCTCCGACAACGCCGCCCTTCGCATTTCAAGCAAAGGAGAAAGTCTCTGGTCAACCAGTTcatggaaggggaggagggtctCTTGCTCAAGCTGGATCTGTTCCTCACAAatttggagaagaagctcgaggatTGGGAGAGCTATGGCGAGCTCAGTCTGGATTCCGGTATCTCGGCCGCCTACTCCACGCTGCAGGCGGTTCAGGAAAGATGCTCGCAGGTGTCGGAAGAGATGATGGGGGCTGGAAGGAGGAAACTCCATGTTATGGTGGAAACTCTCGAGTCAGGGTACCAAGACGCCATGGCCGCCGCAGAGTCGCTCAACGAAAAGGCAAAGATTGGTATCGAGGTGCTCGACGACCTGCTAGAGGATATGGAGAACCAAGCCGCCAAGTTTCGGGAAAGAGGCCTGGCCAATGCGGCCGAGGTGCTCATGGACGAGGCCCAtcgtgttgttgatggtggtatCGAAAGAGCAATGCGCGCTGCTGAGTCCCTCGAGGACCATGTACAGCGAGCGATTGCCCGGGCTCGGGAACACGGCTTGCTTCACTACGATGACTTGCCAGTCCCATGGAGGATCAACCCCCACATCAAGAAGGGCTATCGGTTTTCCGAAACCAAGCTGGCCTGCGTGCGGTCAGCGTTTGGCTTCTCCAATGAGCTTGTCAACATCTGGTCGCACGCTATCGGCCTCGTCCTTGTTTTGGCTGTGGCCTTTTACTTCTatcccaccagcaccaactTCTCCCTGAGCAGCAAAGCCGACATTTTTGTTGCcgccgtcttcttctttgccgccTGCCAGTGCCTGGTCTGCAGCACCATCTGGCACACGATGAATTCGGTCGCCGATGTCGATCTCATCTCCATGTTTGCCTGCGTCGACTACACCGGCATCTCGCTCCTGATTGCCTCGTCCATCATGACGACCGAATACACGGCCTTTTACTGCGATCCCATCAGCCGTTATGCTTACAtgatcaccaccgccctccttGGCGTCGGAGGCGTCATTCTCCCATGGCACCCCAAGTTCAACGGAGCGGACATGGCTTGGGCCAGAGTTGCCTTTTACTGCGGCCTCGGCGCCACTGGCTTCCTGCCCATCCTCCAGATCTCGCTCACCCGCAGCTTTGCTTCCGCCATGGAGTTCTACGGCCCCATTGGCAAATCCATTGGCGTCTACCTCCTTGGAGCCATCGTCTACGCCAGCAAGGTTCCAGAGCGCTGGTGTCCGGGAATGTTTGACTACTGCGGTGGCAGCCACAACCTGTGGCACATCGCCGTGCTGGGAGGCATTCTGTTTCACTACAAGGCCATGCAGGCTTTCTTCTCGCACGCCTTCGCCCTCGCCCAGGACGGTTGTGCTGTATATTAA
- a CDS encoding hypothetical protein (COG:S; EggNog:ENOG503P2CF), giving the protein MTVDSQPHVVGVTHPTLVQALETSRAAREQAQGIVKLVAEAQTAIADGTGTKADFKLPIQKAKKPLWTNLAVLRGQHRRAHFKARETKALTAEARQEVDSLHLSLQNLHYEERHLELEIAACEGFEHTYQLLPLIPVEEFLALHPEHAESDENTLMVARINHERTEREALEQQRLELQKQKTKLTTENKKRREDLANLDQKMEKFIDASRETDSENARARCLGWQT; this is encoded by the exons ATGACGGTCGATTCGCAACCACACGTCGTGGGCGTCACCCATCCTACGCTAGTCCAAGCACTCGAAACCTCCAGAGCAGCTCGTGAACAGGCGCAAGGCATAGTAAAGCTCGTTGCCGAAGCCCAGACCGCAATCGCCGacggcaccggcaccaaaGCAGACTTCAAGCTCCCTATACAAAAGGCAAAGAAACCTCTCTGGACCAACCTCGCCGTTCTTCGTGGACAACATCGTCGCGCTCACTTCAAGGCGCGCGAGACAAAGGCCTTGACGGCAGAAGCAAGACAGGAGGTAGATTCTCTTCACCTGTCACTACAGAATCTACATTATGAAGAGCGTCATTTGGAGCTGGAAATTGCGGCTTGCGAGGGGTTCGA ACATACCTACCAACTCCTCCCGCTGATTCCCGTCGAAGAGTTTCTCGCCCTGCACCCTGAACACGCCGAGTCGGATGAGAACACTTTGATGGTCGCCCGCATCAACCACGAGCGCACCGAGCGCGAAGCCCTCGAGCAGCAACGGCTCGAGTTGCAAAAGCAAAAGACTAAGCTGACGACGGAAAACAAGAAACGTAGAGAGGATCTTGCGAACCTGGATCAGAAGATGGAGAAATTCATCGATGCAa GCCGCGAAACCGATTCAGAAAATGCTCGAGCAAGATGTTTAGGATGGCAAACTTGA
- a CDS encoding hypothetical protein (COG:S; EggNog:ENOG503P155), whose protein sequence is MSIFGWCSQRAGGLAMMTTVALSYWVISSELEAQRHGYKYQSNDSLSAPNYDPQNGAIWVNIFSYYCLLIHFLVFCFPLRSCYAVFTIGRQLRKSARARTLKDIKFGHRRRSSSTSLSSSETLTSSRDLGSSSSSEVEDVDTDCYIDADIAPDRVIHAIVIPNYKEENDTLRETLEVLASHPQARNTYDVYLAMEQREHNAETKASRFVNEFSKKFRSINYTLHPSDIPGELAGKGSNMAWAARKLSERYSLGQRKDVIVTGIDADSHLSTNYFGLVTTMHMTYTETATTTLYSAPIIFDRNAHNVPAIVRVADVLWSAAGMSGLYKGSTVAPPTSVYSVPLELVDRVGGWDCDAEAIGEDLHMYLKCFFALNGNLTVRTVMSPVSQTNVTGGGHGKGIPGLIADVQARYKQALRHMWGALDTGYALRKVVEVWRERKHTSRAFRPLHTALNDASDGYVPESQVSTADPEAAPESGIFSDVTTDTLKGVNYERMIVLFHRLFEAHFLPVQMTILVVASTLYAWVTDGAPDVHGVNWMFSICNILRTVGFMEVALYLFLYESFHKVCLEIREKEMSDAGLTKGMHFSRREAKTNFIDYIMVPLVAPIFGSIPCAQAQIYHFWTVDLVYTVSKKATRRRAKSVNLDSLV, encoded by the exons ATGTCGATATTTGGGTGGTGTAGCCAGCGCGCTGGCGGTCTGGCCATGATGACCACCGTTGCGCTCTCCTACTGGGTGATTTCGAGCGAGCTCGAAGCTCAACGACATGGCTACAAGTATCAGTCAAACGACAGTCTTAGCGCACCCAACTACGACCCGCAAAACGGTGCCATTTGGGTCAACATCTTCTCCTACTACTGCCTGCTCATCCACTTCCTTGTCTTCTGCTTCCCCTTGCGCTCCTGCTACGCCGTCTTCACCATTGGCAGGCAGCTGCGCAAGTCGGCTCGCGCCAGGACCCTCAAAGACATCAAGTTTGgacaccgccgccgcagctCTTCGACCTCCCTTTCCAGCTCCGAGACCTTGACCTCGTCGCGCGACCTgggctcctcctcgagcaGCGAAGTTGAGGATGTCGATACGGATTGCTACATTGATGCCGACATTGCCCCCGACCGCGTCATCCATGCCATTGTCATTCCCAACTACAAGGAGGAAAATGACACGCTCAGGGAGACTCTCGAGGTCTTGGCCTCTCACCCTCAGGCCCGCAACACCTACGAT GTCTATCTTGCTATGGAGCAGCGGGAACACAATGCCGAGACCAAGGCTTCCCGGTTCGTCAATGAGTTCTCCAAGAAGTTTCGCTCCATCAACTACACGCTTCACCCGTCTGATATCCCCGGCGAGCTTGCTGGCAAGGGCAGCAACATGGCTTGGGCCGCCCGGAAGCTCAGCGAAAGATACTCTCTGGGCCAGCGAAAGGATGTGATTGTGACCGGAATTGATG CTGATAGCCATCTCTCGACCAATTACTTTGGCCTGGTCACCACCATGCACATGACTTACACCGAGACTGCCACTACCACCCTCTACTCAGCTCCCATCATCTTTGACCGCAATGCTCACAACGTCCCGGCTATTGTCCGTGTCGCCGATGTACTGTGGTCTGCTGCCGGCATGTCCGGATTGTACAAGGGTTCGACCGTTGCTCCTCCTACTTCGGTCTACTCGGTGCCGCTCGAATTGGTTGACCGTGTCGGCGGTTGGGATTGCGATGCCGAAGCGATTGGCGAGGATTTGCACATGTACCTCAAGTGCTTCTTTGCGCTCAATGGTAACTTGACCGTTCGGACCGTCATGAGCCCAGTCAGCCAGACCAATGTTACTGGCGGTGGTCATGGCAAGGGAATCCCCGGTTTGATCGCCGACGTGCAGGCTCGGTACAAGCAAGCTCTCAGGCACATGTGGGGTGCTTTGGATACTGGGTATGCTCTCAGGAAGGTTGTAGAGGtctggagagagaggaagcaCACCTCCAGAGCGTTCCGCCCTCTTCACACCGCTCTGAACGACGCCTCGGATGGCTATGTTCCCGAATCGCAAGTCTCGACAGCTGACCCCGAAGCTGCTCCCGAAAGCGGCATCTTCTCGGACGTCACCACCGACACTCTGAAGGGCGTCAACTACGAGCGCATGATTGTTCTGTTTCACCGTCTTTTCGAGGCGCATTTCCTGCCTGTCCAGATGACAATCCTGGTTGTTGCATCGACTCTCTACGCCTGGGTTACTGACGGGGCTCCTGATGTTCACGGCGTCAACTGGATGTTCAGCATCTGCAACATTCTGCGCACGGTTGGTTTCATGGAAGTCGCCCTGTACCTCTTTCTCTACGAGAGCTTCCACAAGGTTTGCCTCGAGATTCgcgagaaggagatgagCGATGCCGGTCTGACCAAGGGCATGCACTTCTCCCGCAGAGAGGCCAAGACCAACTTTATTGACTACATCATGGTACCCCTTGTCGCGCCAATCTTTGGCTCGATCCCTTGCGCCCAAGCGCAAATATACCACTTCTGGACAGTAGACTTGGTCTACACAGTCAGCAAGAAGGCCACTAGGAGGAGAGCCAAGTCGGTCAACTTGGATTCTTTGGTATAA